One window from the genome of Cucumis melo cultivar AY chromosome 12, USDA_Cmelo_AY_1.0, whole genome shotgun sequence encodes:
- the LOC103501181 gene encoding uncharacterized protein LOC103501181, protein MAHIIAPPPHSPSQFLKKKLSGQRKKEELEREVLMLQKLLNQEEKVHEILEGINKQQNGSAIGISNLLPPKVKEMLAELAMVESEIARLEIQITQLRKDLKIEQQHTTKSKQWSSEQQPQTNNNNKPPLNWNPISKTTFDTKALHFISKAIKGDYALNHHFKLDNSKNNELDPRDAKDSHHPLHEVKLHERSVSRKSGLLVASSPLRDPRHPSPKQRERNPLDIPLPKSMPMLTQAEENIQNWHPNKLSESIMKCLNFIYVRLLRASRTMELEKSGPISRSLHYSSLSSRSFRVENGLNSSLSAHKELRQQDPYGIFENEESIPRDIGPYKNLVIFTSTSMDPKSISSATFIPLMRKLRVLMSNLQKVDLRPLSYQQKLAFWINMYNACIMNGFLQYGVPSSPEKLATLMNKAMVNIGGNTINAQAIDHYILRKPMSINIEDDNKEAIVRKLYGLESSEPNVTFALCCGTRSSPAVRIYSGEGVVAELERSKLEYLQASVVVTSSKRVAVPELLIRSLPEFSSADMKTVVEWVCHQLPTSGSLRKSIVECFRGHPKTQPTIDTLSYDFEFQYLLPL, encoded by the exons ATGGCTCACATTATTGCTCCTCCTCCTCACTCTCCCTCCCAATTT CTGAAGAAGAAGCTTAGTGggcaaagaaaaaaggaagagcTTGAAAGAGAG GTGTTGATGCTTCAAAAATTATTAAATCAAGAAGAAAAGGTGCATGAGATTTTAGAAGGCATCAATAAACAACAAAATGGTTCTGCGATTGGCATCTCAAATTTGCTTCCTCCCAAG GTGAAGGAGATGTTAGCAGAATTAGCAATGGTGGAAAGTGAAATAGCAAGGCTTGAGATTCAAATAACTCAACTCCGAAAGGATTTGAAAATTGAGCAACAACATACCACAAAGTCCAAGCAATGGAGCTCAGAACAACAACCTCAAactaataacaataataaaccACCATTGAATTGGAACCCAATTAGCAAAACAACTTTTGACACTAAGGCTCTTCATTTCATTAGCAAAGCCATCAAGGGTGACTATGCTCTCAATCATCACTTTAAGTTGGATAATTCAAAAAACAATGAGTTAGATCCTAGAGATGCCAAAGACTCTCATCATCCTCTTCATGAGGTTAAACTCCATGAAAGATCAGTTTCTCGAAAGAGTGGCCTTCTCGTTGCTTCGTCCCCTTTGCGAGACCCCCGACATCCTTCTCCAAAG CAACGAGAGAGAAACCCATTAGACATACCACTACCAAAATCCATGCCAATGCTCACTCAAGCAGAAGAAAACATCCAAAACTGGCACCCCAACAAGCTATCAGAGAGTATCATGAAATGTTTGAACTTCATATATGTGAGGCTGCTAAGAGCCTCAAGAACAATGGAGCTAGAGAAGTCAGGTCCCATTTCGAGATCTTTGCATTATTCTTCTTTGAGCTCAAGAAGCTTCCGAGTCGAAAACGGTTTGAACTCAAGCCTTTCGGCACACAAAGAACTGAGGCAACAAGATCCTTACGGCAtctttgaaaatgaagaatcgATACCAAGGGATATTGGCCCTTACAAGAACTTGGTCATATTCACATCAACTTCAATGGATCCAAAATCCATATCCAGTGCCACCTTCATCCCTCTCATGAGGAAGCTAAG GGTGTTGATGAGCAATTTGCAAAAAGTGGATCTAAGGCCATTGAGTTACCAACAAAAACTAGCATTTTGGATCAACATGTACAATGCTTGTATCATGAAT GGATTTCTCCAATATGGAGTTCCTTCTTCTCCAGAAAAACTAGCCACTTTGATGAATAAG GCGATGGTTAACATCGGAGGCAACACCATAAATGCACAAGCCATAGATCATTACATTTTAAGGAAACCAATGTCTATTAACATAGAG GACGACAACAAAGAAGCCATCGTTCGGAAGCTCTACGGCCTAGAATCATCAGAACCCAACGTCACATTCGCCCTATGTTGTGGGACGCGCTCATCGCCGGCTGTGAGAATATACAGTGGCGAGGGGGTGGTGGCGGAGCTTGAGAGATCCAAGCTCGAGTATCTGCAGGCATCGGTGGTGGTCACCAGCTCCAAGAGAGTCGCAGTGCCGGAGCTTCTCATTCGAAGCTTGCCGGAATTTTCATCAGCGGACATGAAGACGGTGGTGGAGTGGGTGTGTCACCAGCTGCCGACGTCGGGGAGTTTGAGGAAATCAATTGTGGAATGCTTTCGAGGGCATCCCAAAACGCAGCCTACAATTGACACTTTGTCTTATGACTTCGAGTTTCAATATCTTTTGCCTTTATAA